One Streptomyces sp. ML-6 genomic region harbors:
- the prcB gene encoding proteasome subunit beta, whose translation MEANTRSTGRLPAAFLTPGSSSFMDFLSDQSPELLPGNRSLPPLQGAVEAPHGTTIVAVTFPGGVVLAGDRRATMGNVIAQRDIEKVFPADEYSSVGIAGTAGLAVEMVKLFQLELEHFEKVEGAQLSLEGKANRLSTMIRSNLGMAMQGLAVVPLFAGFDLDREKGRIFSYDVTGGRSEEHGYAATGSGSVFARSSMKKLYRDDLTEQEALTLVVQALYDAADDDSATGGPDVGRRIYPIVTVITDEGYRRLDDAESSDIARSVLERRMEQPDGPRAALL comes from the coding sequence GTGGAAGCCAACACTCGTAGCACCGGGCGTCTACCAGCTGCCTTCCTGACGCCGGGATCCTCTTCGTTCATGGATTTCCTGTCCGACCAGTCCCCGGAGCTGCTCCCGGGCAACCGCAGCCTGCCGCCCCTCCAGGGGGCCGTCGAGGCGCCGCACGGGACGACCATCGTCGCGGTGACGTTCCCCGGCGGGGTGGTCCTGGCCGGTGACCGGCGGGCGACCATGGGCAATGTGATCGCACAGCGCGACATCGAGAAGGTCTTCCCGGCCGACGAGTACTCCTCGGTGGGCATCGCCGGCACGGCCGGACTGGCCGTGGAGATGGTCAAGCTGTTCCAGCTGGAGCTGGAGCACTTCGAGAAGGTCGAGGGCGCCCAGCTCTCCCTGGAGGGCAAGGCGAACCGGCTCTCCACGATGATCCGCAGCAATCTGGGGATGGCCATGCAGGGCCTCGCCGTCGTGCCGCTCTTCGCGGGCTTCGACCTCGACCGCGAGAAGGGCCGGATCTTCTCGTACGACGTGACCGGCGGCCGTTCGGAGGAGCACGGGTACGCGGCCACCGGCTCGGGATCGGTCTTCGCCCGCAGCTCCATGAAGAAGCTCTACCGCGACGACCTGACGGAGCAGGAGGCACTCACCCTGGTCGTGCAGGCGCTGTACGACGCGGCCGACGACGACTCGGCGACCGGCGGCCCGGACGTGGGCCGGCGGATCTATCCGATCGTCACCGTCATCACCGACGAGGGCTACCGGAGGCTGGACGACGCGGAATCCTCCGACATCGCCCGCTCGGTCCTCGAACGCCGGATGGAGCAGCCCGACGGCCCGCGCGCCGCGCTGCTCTGA
- a CDS encoding ubiquitin-like protein Pup, translated as MATKDTGGGQQKATRSTEEVEEQAQDAQASEDLKERQEKLSDDVDSVLDEIDDVLEENAEDFVRSFVQKGGQ; from the coding sequence ATGGCGACCAAGGACACCGGCGGCGGACAGCAGAAGGCGACGCGTTCCACCGAGGAGGTCGAGGAGCAGGCGCAGGACGCGCAGGCCTCCGAGGACCTCAAGGAGCGCCAGGAGAAGCTGAGCGACGACGTCGACTCGGTCCTGGACGAGATCGATGACGTGCTCGAGGAGAACGCCGAGGACTTCGTGCGTTCGTTCGTCCAAAAGGGCGGACAGTAA
- the dop gene encoding depupylase/deamidase Dop has product MTVRRVMGIETEYGISVPGHPNANAMLTSSQIVNAYAAAMHRARRARWDFEEENPLRDARGFDLARESADSSQLTDEDIGLANVILTNGARLYVDHAHPEYSSPEVTNPRDAVLWDKAGERIMAEAAERAAQLPGAQPIHLYKNNTDNKGASYGTHENYLMKRETPFSDIVRHLTPFFVSRQVVTGAGRVGIGQDGHEHGFQISQRADYFEVEVGLETTLKRPIINTRDEPHSDAEKYRRLHVIIGDANLSEISTYLKLGTTALVLSMIEDGFINVDLAVDQPVRTLHQVSHDPTLNHLVTLRSGRTLTAVQLQVEYFELGRKYVEERYGADADEQTKDVLARWEDTLNRLENDPMSLSGELDWVAKRELMEGYRRRDDLDWDAARLHLVDLQYADVRAEKGLYNRLAARGKMQRLLDEGEVEKARTKPPEDTRAYFRGRCLEQYADDVAAASWDSVIFDLQGHDSLQRVPTLEPLRGTREHVKELLDRCRTAEELVQVLSGG; this is encoded by the coding sequence ATGACCGTACGTCGAGTAATGGGCATCGAGACGGAGTACGGGATCTCCGTCCCCGGCCACCCCAACGCCAATGCCATGCTCACCTCGTCCCAGATCGTCAACGCCTACGCGGCGGCGATGCACCGGGCGCGCCGCGCCCGGTGGGACTTCGAGGAGGAGAACCCGCTGCGGGACGCGCGGGGTTTCGACCTCGCGCGGGAGTCCGCCGACTCCAGCCAGCTCACCGACGAGGACATCGGCCTCGCCAACGTCATCCTCACCAACGGCGCCCGCCTCTACGTGGACCACGCGCACCCGGAGTACAGCTCCCCGGAGGTCACCAATCCGCGGGACGCCGTCCTCTGGGACAAGGCCGGCGAACGGATCATGGCCGAGGCGGCCGAACGGGCGGCCCAGCTGCCCGGCGCCCAGCCGATCCACCTCTACAAGAACAACACCGACAACAAGGGCGCCTCCTACGGCACGCACGAGAACTACCTGATGAAGCGGGAGACGCCGTTCTCCGACATCGTGCGCCACCTGACCCCGTTCTTCGTCTCCCGCCAGGTGGTCACGGGGGCGGGGCGCGTGGGAATCGGCCAGGACGGCCACGAGCACGGCTTCCAGATCAGCCAGCGCGCCGACTACTTCGAGGTCGAGGTCGGCCTGGAGACCACCCTCAAGCGCCCCATCATCAACACCCGTGACGAGCCCCACTCCGACGCGGAGAAGTACCGCCGGCTCCATGTGATCATCGGCGACGCGAACCTCTCGGAGATCTCCACCTATCTCAAGCTCGGCACCACCGCCCTGGTCCTGTCCATGATCGAGGACGGCTTCATCAACGTGGACCTCGCGGTGGACCAGCCGGTGCGCACCCTGCACCAGGTCTCCCACGACCCGACCCTGAACCACCTCGTCACGCTGCGCAGCGGCCGCACCCTCACGGCGGTCCAGTTGCAGGTGGAGTACTTCGAGCTGGGCCGCAAGTACGTCGAGGAGCGGTACGGGGCGGACGCCGACGAGCAGACCAAGGACGTCCTGGCCCGCTGGGAGGACACCCTCAACCGGCTGGAGAACGACCCGATGAGCCTGTCCGGCGAGCTCGACTGGGTTGCCAAGCGGGAGCTCATGGAGGGCTACCGCCGCCGTGACGACCTGGACTGGGACGCGGCACGCCTGCACCTGGTGGACCTCCAGTACGCCGACGTGAGGGCCGAGAAGGGGCTCTACAACCGTCTGGCGGCCCGCGGGAAGATGCAGCGCCTGCTGGACGAGGGAGAGGTCGAGAAGGCCCGTACGAAGCCTCCGGAGGACACCAGGGCCTATTTCCGGGGCCGCTGCCTGGAGCAGTACGCCGACGACGTGGCCGCGGCCTCCTGGGACTCGGTCATCTTCGATCTGCAGGGTCACGACTCGTTGCAGCGGGTGCCCACCCTGGAGCCGCTGCGCGGGACTCGTGAACACGTCAAGGAGCTCCTGGACCGCTGCCGCACGGCGGAGGAGCTGGTCCAGGTGCTGTCCGGCGGCTGA
- the arc gene encoding proteasome ATPase, with translation MAAHDDDINRGIRPGRGSEDPAGQVAYLEQEIAVLRRKLADSPRHTRILEERIVELQTNLAGVSAQNERLANTLREARDQIVALKEEVDRLAQPPAGFGVFLQGNEDGTCDIFTGGRKLRVNVSPSVELEDLRRGQEVMLNEALNVVDAMEFERAGDIVTLKEVLEDGERALVIGHTDEERVVRLAEPLLDITIRPGDALLLEPRSGYVYEVVPKSEVEELVLEEVPDIDYDKIGGLGDQIELIRDAVELPYLHPDLFKEHELRPPKGILLYGPPGCGKTLIAKAVANSLAKKVAEVTGQPAGKSYFLNIKGPELLNKYVGETERHIRLVFQRAREKASEGTPVIVFFDEMESLFRTRGSGVSSDVENTIVPQLLAEIDGVEGLENVIVIGASNREDMIDPAILRPGRLDVKIKIERPDAEAAKDIFAKYLTPSLPLHADDLAEHTGSREAAAQAMIQSVVERMYTESEENRFLEVTYANGDKEVLYFKDFNSGAMIQNIVDRAKKMAIKAFLEQGQKGLRVSHLLQACVDEFKENEDLPNTTNPDDWARISGKKGERIVFIRTLVTGKQGADTGRSIDTVANTGQYL, from the coding sequence GTGGCAGCCCACGACGACGACATCAACCGCGGCATCCGGCCCGGACGGGGGTCCGAAGACCCAGCCGGCCAGGTCGCCTATCTCGAGCAGGAAATCGCCGTCCTGCGACGTAAGCTCGCCGACTCTCCGCGCCATACGAGGATTCTCGAAGAGCGGATCGTCGAGTTGCAGACCAACCTGGCGGGCGTGTCCGCTCAGAACGAGCGGCTCGCCAACACACTCCGTGAGGCCCGCGACCAGATCGTGGCCCTCAAGGAAGAAGTCGACCGGCTCGCGCAGCCGCCGGCCGGTTTCGGTGTGTTTCTGCAGGGCAATGAGGACGGCACCTGCGACATCTTCACCGGAGGCCGGAAACTCCGGGTGAACGTCAGCCCCAGTGTTGAGCTCGAGGACCTCCGGCGCGGCCAGGAAGTCATGCTCAACGAAGCGCTCAACGTGGTCGACGCCATGGAATTCGAGCGGGCCGGGGACATCGTCACCCTCAAGGAAGTCCTCGAGGACGGCGAGCGGGCCCTGGTCATCGGGCACACCGACGAGGAGCGGGTGGTGCGGCTCGCCGAGCCGCTGCTGGACATCACCATCCGCCCCGGCGACGCCCTGCTGCTCGAACCCAGGTCCGGCTACGTCTACGAAGTGGTCCCCAAGAGCGAGGTCGAGGAACTCGTCCTCGAAGAAGTGCCGGACATCGACTACGACAAGATCGGTGGCCTGGGCGACCAGATCGAGCTGATCCGGGACGCGGTCGAACTCCCCTATCTCCACCCCGACCTCTTCAAGGAACACGAACTGCGGCCGCCGAAGGGCATTCTGCTCTATGGTCCGCCCGGTTGCGGCAAGACGCTCATCGCCAAGGCCGTCGCCAATTCCCTTGCCAAGAAGGTCGCCGAAGTCACCGGCCAGCCGGCCGGCAAGAGCTACTTCCTCAACATCAAGGGTCCCGAGCTCCTCAACAAGTACGTCGGCGAGACCGAGCGGCACATCCGGCTGGTCTTCCAGCGCGCTCGTGAGAAGGCGAGCGAGGGCACTCCCGTCATCGTCTTCTTCGACGAGATGGAATCCCTCTTCCGCACCCGCGGATCCGGGGTCAGCTCGGACGTGGAGAACACCATCGTTCCCCAGCTGCTCGCCGAGATCGACGGTGTCGAGGGCCTGGAGAACGTCATCGTCATCGGCGCCTCCAACCGCGAGGACATGATCGACCCCGCGATCCTGCGCCCCGGCCGCCTCGACGTGAAGATCAAGATTGAGCGTCCGGACGCGGAGGCCGCGAAGGACATCTTCGCGAAGTACCTCACGCCTTCGCTGCCCCTGCACGCGGACGACCTCGCGGAGCACACCGGCTCCAGGGAGGCCGCAGCCCAGGCCATGATCCAGTCCGTCGTCGAGCGGATGTACACCGAGTCCGAGGAGAACCGCTTCCTCGAGGTCACGTACGCCAACGGTGACAAGGAAGTCCTGTACTTCAAGGATTTCAACTCCGGCGCGATGATCCAGAACATCGTCGACCGGGCCAAGAAGATGGCCATCAAGGCCTTCCTCGAACAGGGCCAGAAGGGCCTTCGCGTCTCCCACCTCCTCCAGGCGTGCGTGGACGAGTTCAAGGAGAACGAGGACCTGCCGAACACCACCAACCCGGACGACTGGGCCCGCATCTCCGGCAAGAAGGGCGAGCGGATCGTCTTCATCCGTACGCTCGTCACCGGAAAGCAGGGCGCGGACACCGGCCGTTCCATCGACACGGTGGCGAATACCGGCCAGTACCTGTAG
- a CDS encoding ferredoxin, with protein sequence MTVQQDASNGGDAQDLEVWIDQDLCTGDGICVQYAPEVFELDIDGLAYVKSADDELLQYRGATTPVPLPLLQDVVDSAKECPGDCIHVRRVSDRVEVYGPEAA encoded by the coding sequence ATGACCGTGCAGCAGGACGCTTCCAACGGTGGCGACGCGCAGGATCTGGAGGTCTGGATCGACCAGGACCTCTGCACGGGAGACGGCATCTGCGTCCAGTACGCCCCCGAGGTGTTCGAGCTGGACATCGACGGCCTGGCGTACGTGAAGAGCGCCGATGACGAGCTGCTGCAGTACAGGGGCGCGACGACGCCGGTACCGCTGCCGCTCCTCCAGGACGTCGTCGACTCGGCCAAGGAGTGTCCGGGCGACTGCATCCACGTGCGTCGCGTTTCGGACAGGGTCGAGGTGTACGGCCCCGAGGCCGCCTGA
- a CDS encoding tRNA (adenine-N1)-methyltransferase: protein MSEPTGAARRRGPFKVGDQVQLTDPKGRHYTFTLEAGKNFHTHKGSFPHDELIGAPEGSVVRTTGNVAYLALRPLLPDYVLSMPRGAAVVYPKDAGQILAFADIFPGARVVEAGVGSGSLSTFLLRAIGDQGMLHSYERREDFAEIARQNVERYFGEPHPAWQLTVGDLQDNLSDTDVDRVVLDMLAPWECLEAVSKALVPGGILCAYVATTTQLARTVESIREIGCFAEPQPWESMIRNWHVEGLAVRPDHRMIGHTGFLVTARRLADGVEPPLRRRRPAKGAYGEDYDGPGSQSGSSSRG from the coding sequence ATGTCTGAACCGACCGGTGCCGCCCGCCGACGCGGGCCCTTCAAGGTCGGGGACCAGGTCCAGCTCACCGATCCCAAGGGACGCCACTACACCTTCACGCTCGAAGCCGGGAAGAACTTCCACACCCACAAGGGTTCCTTCCCGCACGACGAGCTGATCGGTGCCCCCGAGGGCAGTGTGGTCCGAACCACGGGAAACGTCGCCTACCTCGCGCTGCGCCCCCTGCTCCCCGACTACGTCCTGTCCATGCCCCGCGGCGCCGCCGTGGTCTACCCCAAGGACGCGGGGCAGATCCTGGCCTTCGCCGACATCTTCCCCGGCGCCCGCGTCGTGGAGGCCGGGGTCGGCTCCGGCTCGCTCTCCACCTTCCTGCTGCGCGCCATCGGCGACCAGGGCATGCTGCACTCCTACGAGCGCCGCGAGGACTTCGCCGAGATCGCCCGGCAGAACGTGGAACGCTACTTCGGCGAGCCGCACCCCGCCTGGCAGCTCACCGTCGGCGACCTCCAGGACAACCTCTCGGACACCGACGTCGACCGGGTCGTCCTCGACATGCTCGCCCCCTGGGAGTGCCTGGAGGCCGTCTCCAAGGCGCTGGTGCCCGGCGGCATCCTCTGCGCCTACGTCGCCACCACCACCCAGCTCGCGCGGACCGTCGAGTCCATCCGTGAGATCGGCTGCTTCGCCGAACCGCAGCCCTGGGAATCGATGATCCGCAACTGGCACGTCGAGGGCCTGGCCGTCCGTCCGGACCACCGCATGATCGGCCACACCGGCTTCCTCGTCACCGCCCGCCGCCTGGCCGACGGGGTGGAGCCCCCGCTGCGCCGCCGCCGGCCCGCCAAGGGTGCCTACGGCGAGGACTACGACGGCCCGGGCAGCCAGAGCGGCTCCTCGTCGCGCGGCTGA
- a CDS encoding site-2 protease family protein, whose translation MDESGDSGRPQPGAGGTAPGTGPDGGRPQRPEEPGGGLLMGRPFGVPVYVAPSWFLVAALITWVFGGQLDRVLPELGAARYLVSLFFAIAFYASVLVHELAHTVMALRYKLPVRRIQLQFFGGVSEIEKESETPGREFLLAFVGPLLSLVLAGLFYLGMMFVEPGTVPGVLLAGLMISNLLVAAFNLLPGLPLDGGRMLRAVVWKITGRPMSGTVAAAWVGRALAVVTLIGLPLLTHSGSFGNDPAELSGMDTVTDALLAAILAAIIWTGAGNSLRMARLREHLPELRARTLTRRAVPVEADTPLSEALRRANEAGARALVVVDGHGEPKGLVRETAIVSVPEHRRPWVAVGGLAQDLTDGMRVSAELSGEALLDRLKATPATEYLVVEETGEIYGVLSTADVERAFVAALARPAA comes from the coding sequence GTGGACGAGAGCGGCGACAGCGGGCGGCCGCAGCCCGGTGCCGGGGGAACGGCACCCGGGACCGGCCCCGACGGAGGCCGGCCGCAGCGCCCCGAAGAGCCCGGAGGCGGCCTCCTCATGGGCCGCCCCTTCGGCGTGCCCGTATACGTGGCACCCAGCTGGTTCCTCGTGGCCGCACTGATCACCTGGGTCTTCGGCGGACAGCTCGACCGGGTGCTGCCGGAGCTCGGCGCGGCGCGCTACCTGGTCTCCCTCTTCTTCGCCATCGCCTTCTACGCCTCCGTGCTCGTCCACGAACTCGCGCACACGGTCATGGCGTTGCGCTACAAGCTGCCGGTGCGCCGCATCCAGCTCCAGTTCTTCGGCGGCGTCTCCGAGATCGAGAAGGAGTCCGAGACCCCCGGCCGGGAGTTCCTGCTCGCCTTCGTCGGCCCGCTGCTCTCCCTGGTGCTCGCCGGCCTGTTCTACCTCGGGATGATGTTCGTCGAGCCCGGCACCGTGCCCGGCGTCCTGCTCGCCGGCCTGATGATCTCCAATCTCCTGGTGGCCGCCTTCAACCTCCTGCCCGGCCTCCCGCTCGACGGCGGCCGCATGCTCCGGGCCGTCGTCTGGAAGATCACCGGACGCCCCATGAGCGGCACCGTCGCCGCCGCCTGGGTCGGCCGCGCCCTCGCCGTCGTCACCCTGATCGGCCTGCCGCTGCTCACCCACAGCGGGTCCTTCGGCAACGACCCCGCCGAACTCAGCGGCATGGACACCGTCACCGACGCGCTGCTCGCCGCCATCCTCGCCGCGATCATCTGGACCGGGGCGGGCAACAGCCTGCGCATGGCCCGGCTGCGCGAGCACCTCCCCGAACTGCGCGCCCGCACCCTCACCCGCCGCGCCGTCCCGGTGGAGGCCGACACCCCGCTCTCCGAGGCCCTGCGCAGGGCCAACGAGGCGGGCGCCCGCGCCCTCGTCGTCGTCGACGGCCACGGCGAGCCGAAGGGCCTCGTCCGCGAGACCGCCATCGTCTCCGTGCCGGAACACCGCCGCCCCTGGGTCGCCGTCGGCGGCCTCGCCCAGGACCTCACCGACGGCATGCGGGTCTCCGCCGAACTGTCCGGCGAGGCCCTCCTGGACCGGCTCAAGGCCACCCCGGCGACCGAGTACCTCGTCGTCGAGGAGACCGGCGAGATCTACGGGGTGCTCTCCACGGCCGACGTGGAACGGGCCTTCGTCGCCGCCCTGGCCCGGCCCGCCGCCTGA
- a CDS encoding PD-(D/E)XK nuclease family protein produces the protein MQCPLLYRFRVIDKLPEKPSEAATRGTLVHAVLERLFDSPAAERTAGRATALVPGQWDRLLESKPELAELFAGDTGGERLARWLSEAESLVERWFSLEDPTRLEPAERELFVETELESGLRLRGVIDRIDVAPTGEVRIVDYKTGKAPRPEYAEGALFQMKFYALVIWRLKGVVPRRLQLVYLGSGDVLTYDPVVADLERVERKLLALWDAIRLATETGEWRPRPTKLCGWCDHQSVCPEFGGTPPVYPLSVRPPGAEPEGQGRMDPVRTEAGRPVAPEGP, from the coding sequence ATGCAGTGTCCGCTGCTGTACCGCTTCCGGGTCATCGACAAGCTGCCGGAGAAGCCCAGCGAGGCGGCTACCCGGGGCACGCTGGTGCATGCCGTGCTGGAGCGGCTCTTCGACAGTCCCGCGGCGGAGCGCACGGCCGGCCGGGCCACGGCGCTGGTCCCCGGTCAGTGGGACCGGTTGCTGGAGTCGAAGCCGGAGCTGGCCGAGCTGTTCGCCGGGGACACCGGGGGCGAGCGGCTCGCGCGCTGGCTCTCGGAGGCGGAGAGCCTGGTGGAGCGGTGGTTCTCGCTGGAGGATCCGACGCGGCTGGAGCCCGCCGAGCGGGAGCTGTTCGTCGAGACGGAGCTGGAGTCCGGGCTGCGGCTGCGCGGGGTGATCGACCGGATCGACGTCGCGCCGACGGGCGAGGTCCGGATCGTCGACTACAAGACGGGCAAGGCACCGCGTCCGGAGTACGCGGAGGGCGCGCTGTTCCAGATGAAGTTCTACGCCCTGGTGATCTGGCGGCTGAAGGGTGTGGTGCCGCGCCGGCTCCAGCTCGTCTACCTCGGCAGCGGGGACGTCCTGACGTACGACCCGGTGGTGGCGGACCTGGAGCGGGTGGAGCGCAAGCTGCTGGCCCTCTGGGACGCGATCCGGCTGGCCACGGAGACGGGCGAGTGGCGGCCCCGGCCGACGAAGCTCTGCGGCTGGTGCGACCACCAGTCGGTCTGTCCCGAATTCGGTGGTACTCCCCCGGTGTATCCGCTGTCGGTCCGCCCGCCCGGGGCGGAGCCGGAGGGGCAGGGCAGAATGGATCCGGTCCGCACCGAGGCCGGCCGGCCCGTGGCCCCCGAAGGACCCTGA
- a CDS encoding response regulator transcription factor, which yields MAIRVLLVDDQPLLRTGFRMILEAEGDLAVVGEAGDGLQALDQVRALQPDVVLMDIRMPRMDGVEATRQITGPGRDGPAKVLVLTTFDLDEYVVEALRAGASGFLLKDAPANELVQAIRVVAAGEAMLAPSITRRLLDKYADHLPSGEDPVPDTLHTLTDREVEVLKLVARGLSNAEIAADLFVSETTVKTHVGHVLTKLGLRDRVQAAVYAYESGLVRPGAQ from the coding sequence GTGGCTATCCGCGTCCTACTGGTCGACGATCAACCGCTGCTGCGCACCGGCTTCCGGATGATCCTGGAGGCGGAGGGGGATCTCGCGGTGGTGGGCGAGGCCGGTGACGGCCTCCAGGCGCTCGACCAGGTGCGGGCGCTGCAGCCCGATGTGGTGCTGATGGACATCCGCATGCCGCGGATGGACGGCGTGGAGGCGACGCGTCAGATCACCGGTCCCGGCCGGGACGGTCCGGCGAAGGTGCTGGTGCTGACCACGTTCGACCTCGACGAGTACGTGGTGGAGGCGTTGCGCGCGGGTGCCAGCGGCTTCCTGCTGAAGGACGCCCCGGCCAATGAGCTGGTGCAGGCCATCCGGGTGGTCGCGGCGGGCGAGGCGATGCTGGCCCCGAGCATCACCCGCAGGCTGCTCGACAAGTACGCGGACCACCTGCCGTCCGGCGAGGATCCCGTGCCCGACACGCTGCACACGCTGACCGACCGCGAGGTCGAGGTGCTGAAGCTGGTGGCCCGTGGTCTGTCGAACGCGGAGATCGCCGCGGATCTGTTCGTCAGCGAGACGACGGTGAAGACGCACGTCGGGCACGTGCTGACCAAGCTCGGGCTGCGCGACCGGGTGCAGGCGGCCGTGTACGCGTACGAGAGCGGTCTGGTGCGCCCCGGCGCCCAGTGA
- a CDS encoding ABC transporter substrate-binding protein → MNRKTLVLPAVVGLLAPVLAACGASGGGGGGDAVVVGTTDQFVASKDNPAPFDPAVAYEAGAWNVLRQTVQTLMHVPRGGGLPVPEAAESCSFTDTQNESYRCELRNDLKFTNGRRITSDDVKYSIDRVIRIDTPNGPGALLANIDTVETPNEREVVFHLRTPDATFPYKLSTPVAGIVSRTEYDAKSARTGFQVNGSGPYTMRPEVEHGEVVKVVFTRNPLYRGDLKVRNEEVELDLLPDAKAMEKAFDSKKIDMMTRTMTPEQAQRMLEEPEEGVKITEMPGLAIRYLGFDTDDETVKSRAVRQAMAQVVDRGEIASEVYGATADPLYSLIPSSIAGHANSFYNKYGEPSTAKAEKILRAGDIDTPVKLTLHYTTDHFGTGTAEEFRMLKKQLDDTGLFDVTVKGTPWAKFRPAQVRGDYAVYGMGWFPDFPDPDNYTAPFLDKNNFLNSPYKSTLAQKKLIPESRRVADRSAAAETFEELQDLVATDVPVLPIWQGKQYAASHDGLTGVEWALNSSGELQLWELQERAG, encoded by the coding sequence ATGAACCGCAAGACTCTGGTGCTGCCGGCCGTAGTCGGCCTGCTCGCACCCGTACTCGCCGCCTGCGGCGCGTCGGGCGGGGGCGGCGGCGGGGACGCCGTCGTCGTCGGCACCACGGACCAGTTCGTCGCCTCGAAGGACAACCCCGCACCGTTCGACCCCGCCGTCGCCTACGAGGCCGGCGCGTGGAACGTTCTCCGGCAGACCGTGCAGACCCTGATGCACGTGCCGCGCGGCGGTGGCCTGCCGGTGCCCGAGGCGGCCGAGAGCTGCTCCTTCACGGACACCCAGAACGAGAGCTACCGCTGCGAACTGCGCAACGACCTCAAGTTCACCAACGGCAGGAGGATCACGTCCGACGACGTGAAGTACTCCATCGACCGGGTCATCCGCATCGACACCCCCAACGGGCCCGGAGCCCTGCTCGCCAACATCGACACGGTCGAGACGCCGAACGAGCGGGAGGTCGTCTTCCACCTCCGTACGCCGGACGCCACGTTCCCGTACAAGCTCTCCACCCCCGTCGCGGGGATCGTGTCGCGGACCGAGTACGACGCGAAGTCCGCGCGGACCGGGTTCCAGGTGAACGGCTCCGGCCCGTACACCATGAGACCGGAGGTCGAGCACGGCGAGGTCGTCAAGGTCGTCTTCACCAGGAACCCCCTCTACAGGGGAGACCTGAAGGTGCGGAACGAGGAGGTCGAGCTGGACCTCCTCCCCGACGCGAAGGCGATGGAGAAGGCCTTCGACAGCAAGAAGATCGACATGATGACCCGCACCATGACGCCCGAACAGGCCCAGCGGATGCTGGAGGAGCCGGAGGAGGGCGTCAAGATCACCGAGATGCCGGGGCTCGCCATCCGCTACCTCGGCTTCGACACCGACGACGAGACCGTGAAGAGCAGGGCGGTCCGCCAGGCCATGGCGCAGGTCGTCGACCGCGGCGAGATCGCGAGCGAGGTGTACGGCGCCACGGCCGATCCGCTGTACTCACTGATCCCGTCCAGCATCGCCGGACACGCCAACTCGTTCTACAACAAGTACGGCGAGCCCAGCACCGCCAAGGCGGAGAAGATCCTGCGGGCCGGAGACATCGACACCCCGGTGAAGCTCACCCTGCACTACACGACCGACCACTTCGGCACCGGGACGGCCGAGGAGTTCCGGATGCTGAAGAAGCAGCTCGACGACACCGGCCTGTTCGACGTCACCGTCAAGGGCACCCCCTGGGCGAAGTTCCGCCCCGCCCAGGTGCGCGGCGACTACGCCGTCTACGGCATGGGGTGGTTCCCCGACTTCCCGGACCCGGACAACTACACGGCGCCGTTCCTCGACAAGAACAACTTCCTCAACTCGCCCTACAAGTCGACCCTGGCGCAGAAGAAGCTCATCCCGGAGTCCCGGCGCGTGGCCGACCGCAGCGCCGCGGCGGAAACCTTCGAGGAACTCCAGGACCTCGTCGCCACCGACGTCCCCGTACTGCCGATCTGGCAGGGCAAGCAGTACGCCGCCTCCCACGACGGCCTCACCGGGGTCGAATGGGCGCTCAACTCCTCCGGCGAACTCCAGCTCTGGGAACTGCAGGAAAGAGCCGGCTGA